The Phocoena sinus isolate mPhoSin1 chromosome 18, mPhoSin1.pri, whole genome shotgun sequence DNA window caaagcagaaaagaaaaaatctagcAGGCATGGGTTTTCATGATGCTGTTAAAAGCAAAAAACCTTTCAAAGCTTCCCTTCGTGACACTTTAAAGCTCTTCTAAGCTTTGCACAACCTTTTTGTATTGGCCTTTAAGATACTAGTTTAGATAAGGTGGTTTCCTCCTGTGGAAGGTTAGGGCTGATAGAGATTTCAGTGGTGCTAGAGTTCTCCTCATCTAAGCCACCCCTTCACATTTATACTGGTTTTccctaatgatgaaatatttttatttggttcagtactaatttttaaaaagtctgccaCTTGAAGTAATTGGGGTAGGGAGATATTCCTATTTTAATTTGATTCATTTGTATATGATTCTGATGGAAATTCAATTTATAATTCTATGTACGTGATAATAAGGAAAACGTTGAAATTtctataaagattttttaaattaatttttaagcttttctttttgtCAGAAGCTGTGTTGATCAGTGACTTTGGTGAAGGCTGAGAAAGTTGAAGAAAATTTGCAGATGATACACAACTTCTAAGGTAAGCTAATATAATAACTCAGTCAAGATTATAAGTACCCTTGACAGACTTATAGACTACAGTTAacacactaaaataaaatttacaggaGTAATTATTATATCctgatttaaattttacaaagcaATTGTAGAAGTATTAAATAGACTTCCATTTCTGGCAGTATGATAGACAAGACATCCACCAAATATGTAAAATACTagattcagtattttaaaaatcctttaaaatgaatggataaacctaTAAGAAAATAAGGGAAACTTTCTGGGGCTAGAAACCAAGCAAGTATATTCTGTGAGGTAAACGAGTGCTGAAATCACTGAATACTTTGGGGGCATCCATCATTCTATGGGGCCATAGAAACTTGTGCATGGAGAAGAATGGAGACGGAGGAAAATTCCCTGCGTTCTGCAAAGTGAAGGGGGCCTATCAGAGACCATCCTGGAGAGGCATACAGCTCTGGGTGGAGTTAGAATCCCCCTGAATAATTCCTGCTTACATTCACTTGGATTTGATGccttattttatactattttcatGATCCTTAAACTCTACAAATTgagagttttaatttaaaatagactTGGGTCTGTAACACTCTTCAGTACCTGCCAGAAACAAATCACAAATCCTCCATGGAAGGAATTATCAACCTAGTTATCAAATAATCATAGTTAAAATTCTAacaaataaactcattttttaaaaaaaaatcacaaaacatacaaggggaaaaaatcaaaacactatgAGCAAGAGTCAGCAGAAATCACAACTGAAACAGATCTACAGATATTTCAGCTATTAGAAATATCCAATAcataagataaatatatttaataaataaaagagggattctaaccaaatgtaaaatagatagctagtgggaagcagccacatagcacagggagatcagctccgtgctttttttttttttaaataaatttattcatttatttattggctgcattgggtctccgttgctgtgcgcgggctttccctagttgcagtgagtgggggctactctttgttgcggtgtgcaggcttctcattgcagtgacttctctcattgtggagcacgggctctaggcgtgcaggcttcagtagttgtggcacacaggcttagttgctctgcggcatgtgggatcctgctggaccagagctcaaacccgtgtaccctgcattggcaggcagattcttaatcactgcgccaccagggaagtccccagctcggtgctttgtgaccacctagaggagtgggatagagagggtgggagggagacacaagagggaggagatatggggatatatgtatatgtatagctgattcactttgttatacagcctaaactaacacaccattgtaaagcaattatactccaataaagatgtttaaaaaaagagggattctaaaacataaataaagagTAATAGACTATAAAAATGACAAGGCacattaaaataagaatgaattagactatcagaaatgaaaaatcccataatagaacttaaaaattaaataatatgttaaaCCAGCATATAAGGCACAGTTAAAAAGAGTAAGAAactatagttgacccttgaacaacacaggtttgaattgcatgggtccacttatgtgtgaatttttttcagtaaatacgtacttgagtactacatgatctgcaattggttgaatccacagatgtggttACCACAGTTATGGAAAGCTGATTGTAAAGTTAAACATAGATTTTTGACTGTTGGTGGTTGGTACCCCTAAACCtcaagttgttcaagggtcaactgtgcaTGGAAGGccatacacagagaaaaaagatataggaaaaataaaagagatggcGAGATGATTTAAtcagagtagcaggatacaatttATGAAGAAAGTTAGTACTAAAGTAGAACACTTCAGAGTAACCTAAGATAAGCTTCTCTAGAGAGAAAGCATCATCCCCTTTGTACGGGcaggaataaaaaaacaaaaccagaactaatttgtttttaatgggtTCCCCAACTCATCACTTAAAAGTCAGCACTTCCTCTTTGTCTTACTTTTTTATTCAAGACAAAGAATATAGTAGAACAGGGAtgtgattcataattttaaaaaatcaattggagatttattcacaaatatttgctgaggataaagcagtgaacaaaacacaaaCGTTCCCTTCCTTCACATTAGCTTATGTTCTAGTGTCATTAAAGTTGTCAGTTACGAAGTAAAAATCAGGACAACAGCAAacttattcctttccttttcactcATAACTTTCCTCAACATGGGGTTATAATGGAAACTCAGGGGCATGCAGAGTTCACCATAGTCATAGAATACAACAGTGTAGagtgtatacattatatatatcagagcctacattttaaaaaatgcctattTCTTGtgtcaaaaaagttaaaaatgcctGTTTATAGAGAAACGTAgctgctgcttttaaaaaaagaaacatttttttccacttatgAATGCTATGGttgaaaacttgatttttttctttctaaacatttgttgagtgactaATTACTGAAACCCTTAAGAATGAATTGGATGCTACAACAGCTGCTCTTTTGGGATTAGGTGATGTTCTTCAGGGAATTCATGCCTGAATCTACTGTATACAATTTTTAGGTGCTTTATTCAACCAGTGCCAGTGGCATTTCGTCTTTTAACCTTGGCACTCCAGTTATACTTTCTCTTGCACTTGGGAGGGTAGCCACATTTGCCACAGATCGACTTATGTCGGTGGTAGGCCTTAGAGCCACAATAGCGGCACAGCATGTGTGTCTTATTGCTGTGCTTTGCAAATGATGACATTCCCTTCCTCATCTCGCTTCTGATcattacagaaaagaataaaagaagaaaaagtaatcaaTCCTAACACCCAAAGAAAATTACTTCTAAAATTTCATTGTACTTCCTTCTAATTTTATCtatgtaaaattatatgtgtgtatggacACACAAAtggttgtgtgtatgtatataatttaaaagtggggcttccctggtggcgcagtggttgagagtccgcctgccgatgcaggggacacgggttcgtgccccggtgtgggaggatcccacatgccgcggagcggctgggtccgtgagccatggccactgagcctgcgcgtccggagcctgttgctccgcaacgggagaggccacaacagtgagaggcccgcgtaccgcaaaaaaaaaaaaaaaaagtgaatttgagggacttccctggtggtccagtgggtaggactccaccctcccactgcaggggacatgggttcgagccctggtccaggaagatcccacatgccatggagcaactaagcccgtgtggcacaactactgaggctgctctctagagcccacgtgccacaattactgaacccacatgccacagctactgaagcccatgcacctagagcccgtgctccgcaacaagagaagccaccacaatgagaagcctgcacaccgccagaagactagcccccactcgccacaactagagaaagcccgtgtgcagcaacgaagacccaatgcagccaaaaaaattaattaattaaaaaaaaaaaagaacgagcACAgccacaataaattaaaaaaccaaaaaaaaaacccgagGGGGTAATCAGCTGAGTCAGATGAGTGAATCAAAGGGATGGATAGTGTTTCAAAGCAACACTAATAAACcgctcacatttaaaaaataaataaataaaagtgaatttgAAATACtcatatttattctattttttaatttttatttaacatatttttcttatatgaatatatgacactttaaaatattattttgacacCTCTATTAAATTCTATTATAAGATGGTAGCATAGCATAATTTATTCAGCCATTTCTTTTTGTAAACATTCCAGGCTTtcctattataaataacattacGATAACATCATTGACTATCTGGCCAtatctctgattattttctcAGGATAGCTTTCTGTTAGTAGAAATAGTCTGTTAAAGAGCATGAATATTCTGATAAATTGTTTTCTAGATATATTCTTAGTGTTTTTTTTCTACACAGCAGCATATGAGATTTTGTCTCACCACATTCTTGCCAAtgatagtttatattttaaaaaatctttcttctatttcttaGGAAGACTGGTTCTGTTTCTTGTAACAGTTATGCTTCTTTTACTAAGGTGAAAacttttcatctgtatttttgaTTTTGTATTGAGATGGAGAAATTGTCGGTCTTTTAGTAGTTGGCacaagaatttttgtttttgcagaaaATGCTGAATTTGTTTGGAAGAAATGCCTTGATAATTCATTTGTGATGAATACTGAGTCTACAAGGGTCTTGTTCAAGTGTGAGAAGATGAttgttaaattgctttttttttttttttttttgcggtacgcgggcctctcactgctgtgccctctcccgttgcggagcacagtctccagatgcacaggctcagcggccatggctcacgggcccagccgctccgcggcatgtgggatcctcccagaccagggcacgaacccgtgtcccctgcatcggcaggcagactctcaaccactgcgccaccagggaagccctaaaagatatatttttaaagaattaatatagCAAGAAAAAGTACACTAGTTcgtattttatttgtaaaatgagatagcattctgtgtttgcttttattaaaGGTATTTTTCTGTGGTCAGTAGTTATTAATAGATTATAATCATTTCTCCTATTCTAGATCATGTTTTATAAGTCTTCAGAGTTATggtaaaatgtgttttataaagATAATGAAATCCAACTGTAGTTACTGAACTAATTCCATAGAGATTTTTCCATTCAGTGGAtatgttttattataattctaTGTGTTGTTTGCTGTCAATGTTTTTGTTTGAGtctgaaaattaaatatcttGTCAAAAAGTACTTTCCATTAGCAACAATCTTCAAAATGTAGAAAGAGATCATTTGAGACTAGTTTCCCgtgacattttattattatttttttgtgaatgaaaacatattatttaaaGTCCTACAATGAGATGAAGGATGTTGGTTGAGTTTGACTTTCCTTTCATTAAAGACTTCAGAAAAGGCTATTCGCTATTTGAAATTCTAGCCCCCAAGATCTCATGTAATAGCAAGTGTGCTAGAATCCAGGTGAGATGCTGGCAGACAGAGCTCTCTCATGGCCACCTCCTAGGTAGAGGAGATTCCTTACTGTAAGTCACTACTGATAAGTTGTTTGCGTGACTGCTGGGGGAGAGATTTATAGAGTTCTGTGAGAGTCTATTCTCATCTTGCTCGGTTTGGTCAGGAGTGGGAGACCATGTGTTTTTGCTGATCGAGTCGAACCTGGAACCCCCAGGGtcttttaagttgttttcatCTGATTGTTGGTTCTTTTGGGGAGAGGCAAACGGGTTGAAGTTTCTTCTACCCTGTGATGTGACTGTGTGTTGAACTCTGTTTCAAAAGATGACAGCTGCTGTGTTACTCCTAAAAGTCCACCCACCTCCACACTGAGAATGACCCAGATGACATCTATATAGTAGAGTCCTGTAGCAGTGCACATCTGTCACTGTCCCTGATACATTCCTGCTCTGCTGGGGCTGCACATCTGGACGCTGACATCTGCAATCACTTGGGGCTCTAGCGATCTCACCATTACCATGTTCACATGTCCAAATTGGTCTTCCCTGACATATTTAAAACAAACCCCTGGAGGCCAGGCCTCTGCCCCAGAATTTTGGATCTGCCATGTTTTTATAAATTGAGTATCAGGAGGTATCAACTCCCCTTCTCCTATGGTGACATCTTCAACAAAGGACATAGAGGGCACACTGATGTTTGGGCTCTCAAAGTCATAATAGGCGCCAATTGCTGCTTGTAGGTTCCAGTTGGTCATGTCCAGGAAGAGGGCGCTGACGGCCGGGTTGAGCTGGAAGCCGAGCAACCGCTGGAACTCGGAGATGAGCACGTCCTTGTCGGTGGTGCCCAGGCAGCTGAACTTCTGCATCAGCTCGGGGTCCAGGCTCACGCCCATGCCCTCCATGGCTGGGGCCGGACACTCGtttcccttcctcctcacaaCTGAGCCGACGCCGGGCCGGGGCCCGGGAGGGGGCCCGTTGCTAGCTGGCGCTGCGACCCCGCTCCTCGGAGGTAGGCCCCGGGCCTCTCACCACCCATAGGGATAAACTCACTCAGCCGCTCACTCACTCtcgcaccccaccccacccccgcgcGCCCCTAGTGCCGCCGCCAACGCCTCCTCTCGCTTCTCCTTCCCAGGACATTTTAAACTGAATAATTTATAACTCAAGGTCTTCTGTCCCTTTATTCAACCtaattctctctttgtcctttctgtgttctttttagATCCTGTTTTCCTTCTTGGTTCTAGAGCACCAGCTTACAAATTGTACTTTTAAAGAGTTACAACAGAAATAATATGATTTTCCAACATAAAATTTTTTGTATAGCTCTGATTTCAATAATTTGTAGCAAAGTGAAAGTTtgtaaaaactcagaaaattggAAGATGACGTACTTTATAAAAAGAGAACGAACATGTGTCAGTTCTTGATAGGATGAGAGTTGTTCTTTCATTAAAAGCTATGTTGTGTTCTTAATTGATTCAAGGAAGAACTTTTCATACAAGTGTCAACtgtggaaaaaaacagaaaatagatccAGCAAAGAAGGGCAGGGAAATAAGAGAGTCATTACCATCTGACTATGTTTACGGCACTAAGCCCATTTTTGTTGGTTATGATGATATTGTATTGATATATTGTATCTGAGGATTCCATGACTTCTTTCTTACCTCATTCTTTGTTATTCCTTGAATTGGGAAGTTGGAGGAATACCATAGCACGTATTTCACCTGGTTATTGTTTGTGGtgctattgtaagtggaattgtAACTATTGAGCTTAGAATTTGATGTATGCAAGTTATAGCCTTTAGCTTTTCTTCTTACtacatttatatgattttttaaaattattatttatttatttattttggtacaccttcatttcttttttttaaaaattaacttatttatttattcatttttgtctctgtcgggtcttcattgctgtgcaggctttctctagttgcagcgagtgggagctactcttcatttgcggtgcacaggcttctcattgcggtggcttctcttgttgtggtcgcggagcacgggctctaggtgctcgggcttcagtagttgtggctcacaggctctagagtgcaggctcagtagttgtggtgcacgggcttagttgctcagcagcatgtgggatcttcccgaccagggattgaacccatgtcctctgcattggcaggcggattctttttatttcctttttatttatttaatttattttggttttggctgtgttgagtcttcgttgctgtgctcaggctttctctagttgcagtgagtgggggctactcttcattgtggtgtgcaggcttctcactgcagtggcttctcttgttgcagaacacgggctctaggtgcgcaggcttcagtagttgtggttcttgggctctagagcacaggttcagtggctgtggcacatgggcttagttgttccgcgacatgtgggatcttcccaaccagggattgaacccatgtcccctgcattggcaggcagattcttaaccactgtgccaccagggaagtccctatatgatTTTTGATAACATCAATTTTCACTCTGCTCAAATGCACATTCTATTACTCCACTATTATTCTCTTCAGATGATCTTGAGTTCTTCTTttctgagaaaatggaagcaatcATGTGCTTTCTAACTTCATTTCTCTTTACCTGGACAGTTTATTTTACTcatactttctcttcctttttcattttagaaagatatATATCATTCTTCTTGGGGGTTAAACTTTCCACTTATGTTCTTGATCCCATCTTCCGTTGTGGGCTTAAGACTCTTGCCTCACTAATTATCCTCTTATCTTGCATCTTTCTGATATCTGTTCTACCCAATCTactgagagtttaaaaaaaaagagcaagcaagcaagcaacaAAAATACCTTTCATTAGTCCTTCAAGCTCTCCTTCTGTTCCTTATCAAAACACTCGGAAACAGTAATATATGCTCATGCCTCCATTACCTCATCCCTAACCTCTTACAATCCTAATTTTGCCCCGGAATATTTGTTGTGTGTCAGGGACTACTACTCCAACCTCTCATCCAGTGTTCAAGGCAAGTCAGTTGAGCCATGCTACCTGGATCAGAACGAATATTACCAGTTTCCCAGAAGGACTGGCTTGGAGTCCTCTGCCTGCTTTATGCTTTGCTGTAGTACCGTATGCTCTGGTGATCCCAGCCTGGCTTTGGCCTCTCTATCAGCCTATGTCTTTAGGATTTTAGGGGAATATGAATTCTTAAAGGTCCTTTTCCTTGTCCTAAGT harbors:
- the LOC116742929 gene encoding LOW QUALITY PROTEIN: protein ILRUN-like (The sequence of the model RefSeq protein was modified relative to this genomic sequence to represent the inferred CDS: inserted 1 base in 1 codon) yields the protein MEGMGVSLDPELMQKFSCLGTTDKDVLISEFQRLLGFQLNPAVSALFLDMTNWNLQAAIGAYYDFESPNISVPSMSFVEDVTIGEGELIPPDTQFIKTWQIQNSDVIWVILSVEVGGLLGVTQQLSSFETEFNTQSHHRVEXNFNPFASPQKNQQSDENNLKDPGGSRFDSISKNTWSPTPDQTEQDENRLSQNSINLSPSSHANNLSVVTYSKESPLPRRWP